In one Flavobacteriales bacterium genomic region, the following are encoded:
- a CDS encoding CsgG/HfaB family protein has product MVRHLSIALLATASVLAGCTGSKSYAKKGEKLDVAGLYAEAAGMFEEAARRSTKNVEAKIGLKKNGQLLLNDKLSAFFKSMAMGTAKGDAVNAYLDAKAYQDRIGRLGVVLEIPDHYKVDFERVKDEYLVELYNEGQALMAKEDYKAAEQVFARIARLEPNYKDASSLQSIAYLEPLYRSGKADLAAGAFRKAYAALDQVVKRDAGYKDAAALRQECVTKGQYTIAVLPFSSAIKRADISARLQGNAITALTEARDPFLKVVDRENLERILEEQRLGLSGVVDEQTAVRVGNLMGAQAVLIGTVTDYREEAGNLRQSTRNGFEAYRVEMVNKETGEKYLETRYRPARYTEFYQENKVFLSVNYRLVSMETGEVLVSKTLDKQADDHMYYANYDGNREALLPALNGAVDPNDRARRELRTLLNAPRTIKSTATMGSELVRTASSQLASTIQAELNSRLP; this is encoded by the coding sequence ATGGTTCGTCACCTGAGCATCGCACTCCTGGCCACCGCCTCGGTCCTGGCGGGCTGCACGGGCTCCAAGTCCTACGCCAAGAAGGGCGAGAAGCTCGACGTGGCGGGCCTGTACGCAGAGGCAGCCGGCATGTTCGAGGAAGCGGCGCGGCGCAGCACGAAGAACGTGGAGGCCAAGATCGGCCTCAAGAAGAACGGCCAGCTGCTGCTGAACGACAAGCTCTCGGCCTTCTTCAAGTCCATGGCCATGGGCACGGCCAAGGGCGATGCCGTGAACGCCTATCTGGACGCGAAGGCCTATCAGGATCGCATCGGGCGGCTGGGGGTGGTGCTGGAGATCCCCGACCACTACAAGGTCGATTTCGAGCGCGTGAAGGATGAGTACCTCGTGGAACTCTACAACGAGGGCCAGGCCCTCATGGCCAAGGAGGACTACAAGGCGGCGGAACAGGTGTTCGCCCGCATCGCCCGGCTCGAGCCCAACTACAAGGATGCGAGCAGCCTGCAGTCCATCGCATACCTGGAGCCCCTCTACCGATCGGGCAAGGCGGACCTGGCCGCGGGCGCCTTCCGCAAGGCCTATGCTGCGCTCGACCAGGTGGTGAAGCGCGACGCGGGCTACAAGGATGCAGCTGCATTGCGGCAGGAGTGCGTCACCAAAGGGCAGTATACCATCGCGGTGCTGCCCTTCTCGAGCGCCATCAAGCGGGCGGACATCAGCGCCCGGCTGCAGGGGAATGCCATCACGGCGCTCACCGAGGCGCGCGATCCCTTCCTGAAGGTGGTGGATCGCGAGAACCTCGAGCGCATCCTGGAGGAGCAGCGGCTCGGCCTCAGCGGCGTGGTGGATGAGCAGACCGCCGTTCGCGTGGGCAACCTCATGGGCGCCCAAGCCGTGCTGATCGGCACCGTCACCGACTACCGTGAGGAGGCCGGCAACCTGCGGCAATCCACGCGGAATGGATTCGAGGCCTACCGCGTGGAGATGGTGAACAAGGAGACCGGCGAGAAGTACCTGGAGACCCGGTACCGCCCGGCGCGCTACACCGAGTTCTACCAGGAGAACAAGGTCTTCCTCTCCGTCAACTACCGGCTCGTATCCATGGAGACCGGGGAGGTGCTGGTGAGCAAGACGCTCGACAAGCAGGCCGACGACCACATGTACTACGCCAACTACGACGGCAACCGTGAGGCCCTGCTCCCCGCGCTCAATGGGGCCGTCGATCCCAACGATCGCGCCCGCAGGGAGCTGCGCACCCTGCTCAATGCGCCGCGCACCATCAAGTCCACCGCCACCATGGGCAGTGAACTGGTCCGGACGGCCTCCTCCCAGCTGGCATCCACCATCCAGGCCGAGCTCAACAGCCGTCTACCATGA
- a CDS encoding DUF4476 domain-containing protein has translation MNKLTALALAALLSSTAEAQTSDLVFFTDDGARFTLVVDGDVKNAAPASRVVATGIRNESPVIMVRFEDASIPQIRKPGYFPLGKEYTTMITTNKKGERVLRPTGEAELGTAAKAEPEKPKPAHFVEDRPASEPAMIQGDVAVDGVKQTTTVTVVEEDGADVQGVNMNMGVNGVGINMSIGVTDGTGTGTARTTTTRTTTTTTTTTTGTTGTSAMRVEAPKPVPAPEPYRMPGYTGPIGCAMPMSGTELADIRKSIESKSFEETKLTLAKQVARDRCFSADQVKSILSVFSFEESKLDFAKFAYDRTHDKGNYYKVSDAFTFESSMEELNEFIQSR, from the coding sequence ATGAACAAGCTCACCGCTCTGGCCCTCGCGGCCCTGCTTTCCTCCACAGCCGAAGCCCAGACATCGGACCTGGTCTTCTTCACCGATGACGGTGCGAGGTTCACCTTGGTCGTGGATGGCGATGTGAAGAACGCCGCACCCGCATCGCGCGTCGTGGCCACCGGCATCCGCAACGAATCGCCGGTCATCATGGTCAGGTTCGAGGATGCCTCCATTCCGCAGATCCGCAAGCCGGGCTATTTCCCGCTCGGGAAGGAGTACACCACCATGATCACCACCAACAAGAAGGGCGAGCGCGTGCTGCGGCCGACCGGTGAGGCGGAGCTGGGCACGGCGGCCAAAGCCGAGCCGGAGAAGCCGAAGCCCGCGCATTTCGTGGAGGACCGGCCGGCTTCCGAGCCCGCGATGATCCAGGGCGACGTCGCCGTGGATGGCGTGAAGCAGACCACGACGGTGACCGTCGTTGAGGAGGATGGTGCCGATGTGCAGGGCGTGAACATGAACATGGGCGTGAACGGCGTGGGCATCAATATGAGCATCGGGGTGACGGACGGCACCGGTACCGGCACTGCGCGAACCACCACCACGCGCACCACCACCACCACCACGACCACGACGACGGGCACCACCGGCACCAGTGCCATGCGCGTGGAGGCGCCCAAGCCGGTGCCTGCGCCCGAGCCCTATCGCATGCCGGGCTACACCGGTCCCATCGGCTGCGCCATGCCCATGAGCGGCACGGAACTGGCCGACATCCGCAAGAGCATCGAGAGCAAGAGCTTCGAGGAGACCAAGCTCACCCTGGCCAAGCAGGTGGCGCGCGACCGCTGCTTCAGCGCCGACCAGGTGAAGAGCATCCTCAGCGTCTTCTCCTTCGAGGAGTCGAAGCTCGATTTCGCCAAGTTCGCCTACGACCGCACCCACGACAAGGGCAACTACTACAAGGTCAGCGATGCCTTCACCTTCGAGAGCTCCATGGAGGAGCTGAACGAATTCATCCAGTCGCGCTGA
- a CDS encoding saccharopine dehydrogenase C-terminal domain-containing protein, which produces MRNILILGAGRSASSLIKYLITHADQQEWRITIADKDAGHARAMAHEGPEVAQGVELDAAHREARRDLIGRHDLVISMLPAFMHMDVLTDCLALGRHVITPSYVPEALWPLDAEFKAKGLIVLNEMGLDPGIDHMSAMRILDRIRDQGGWMEAFESYCGGLVAPESDDNPWGYKFSWNPRNVVLAGQGGAAKYIRNGEVKYIPYHRLFKETVRIEVPGLGAFDGYANRDSLKYRQAYGLDGIPTLLRGTLRKAGYCAAWDAFVQLGCTDDGFAMELGPGATYTDYIAAFLPSTAGHDARHATAHALGLAPDSETMARLSWLGLFDRVPIGAEGLSPAATLQRLLEVKWKLGPDDKDMVVMWHRFRYEVEGAAQELQASLAVIGQDQRHTAMARTVGLPIAMACKLVLNDKLEERGVLLPLKPAIYDPILDELERHGIAFNEEEVEA; this is translated from the coding sequence ATGCGGAACATCCTCATCCTCGGCGCCGGGCGGAGCGCCTCGTCCCTCATCAAGTACCTCATCACCCACGCCGACCAGCAGGAGTGGCGCATCACCATCGCCGACAAGGACGCCGGCCATGCACGCGCCATGGCGCATGAGGGCCCCGAGGTGGCGCAGGGGGTGGAGCTGGATGCCGCGCACCGCGAAGCCCGCCGCGACCTGATCGGCCGGCACGACCTGGTCATCAGCATGCTGCCGGCCTTCATGCACATGGATGTCCTTACCGACTGCCTGGCATTGGGCAGGCACGTGATCACCCCGAGCTACGTGCCCGAGGCGCTCTGGCCATTGGATGCGGAATTCAAGGCCAAGGGACTGATCGTGCTCAATGAGATGGGGCTCGACCCCGGCATCGACCACATGAGCGCCATGCGCATCCTCGACCGCATCCGGGACCAGGGCGGATGGATGGAGGCCTTCGAGAGCTATTGCGGCGGCCTGGTGGCGCCCGAGAGCGACGACAACCCGTGGGGCTACAAGTTCAGCTGGAACCCACGAAACGTGGTCCTGGCCGGCCAGGGCGGAGCGGCGAAGTACATCCGCAACGGCGAAGTGAAGTACATCCCCTACCATCGTCTCTTCAAGGAGACCGTCAGGATAGAAGTGCCCGGGCTCGGGGCATTCGACGGCTACGCCAACCGCGATTCGTTGAAGTACCGGCAGGCCTACGGCCTCGACGGCATCCCCACCCTGCTGCGCGGAACCCTGCGCAAGGCCGGCTACTGCGCCGCATGGGATGCCTTCGTGCAGCTGGGCTGCACCGACGATGGCTTCGCCATGGAACTGGGGCCGGGCGCCACCTACACCGATTACATCGCCGCATTCCTCCCCTCCACGGCCGGCCATGATGCGCGCCACGCCACGGCGCACGCCCTGGGCCTGGCACCGGACAGCGAAACGATGGCACGGCTCTCGTGGCTCGGCCTCTTCGACCGGGTGCCCATCGGCGCCGAGGGCCTCAGCCCGGCCGCCACCCTTCAGCGGCTGCTCGAAGTGAAATGGAAGCTCGGGCCTGACGACAAGGACATGGTGGTGATGTGGCATCGGTTCAGGTACGAGGTGGAGGGAGCGGCGCAAGAGCTGCAGGCCTCGCTTGCCGTCATCGGGCAGGATCAGCGCCACACCGCAATGGCGCGCACCGTGGGCCTGCCCATCGCCATGGCCTGCAAGCTGGTGCTCAATGACAAGCTGGAGGAGCGCGGCGTGCTCCTGCCGCTGAAGCCCGCCATCTACGACCCCATCCTGGACGAGCTCGAGCGGCACGGCATCGCCTTCAACGAGGAGGAAGTGGAGGCGTGA
- a CDS encoding methyltransferase codes for MPSEEFRFLRFTVRQDRCAMKVGTDSLVFGAWVGIGDALRILDIGTGTGVLALIAAQRAPQAEVHAVEIDDAAAQQAAENAAASPWAGRIRVHRMDIRRMRSDAPFDLILCNPPYYSGSSPSIGSRARLAKHGAELTFPELLSAVEGLLAPEGRFAVIIPADREAELLARARGHALFPRRRCLLSYVAHRPPKRVMLELARQPGAIHEERLTVEGAGPKSFTPEASALVKDLVVR; via the coding sequence ATGCCCAGCGAGGAGTTCCGCTTCCTGCGGTTCACGGTGCGCCAGGACCGCTGCGCCATGAAGGTCGGCACCGATTCGCTGGTGTTCGGTGCGTGGGTGGGCATCGGCGATGCTCTGCGCATCCTGGATATTGGAACGGGAACCGGCGTGCTCGCGCTGATCGCCGCGCAGCGCGCACCACAGGCCGAAGTGCACGCCGTGGAGATCGATGATGCCGCCGCGCAGCAGGCGGCCGAGAACGCAGCGGCGTCGCCGTGGGCCGGTCGCATCCGCGTGCACCGCATGGATATCCGCCGCATGCGGAGCGATGCGCCGTTCGACCTCATCCTCTGCAACCCGCCTTACTACAGCGGGTCCTCGCCATCCATCGGGTCACGGGCACGCCTGGCCAAGCACGGAGCGGAGCTCACCTTCCCGGAGCTCCTTTCAGCGGTTGAGGGACTGCTGGCCCCCGAGGGGCGTTTCGCGGTGATCATCCCCGCGGACCGCGAGGCCGAACTGCTGGCCCGGGCACGCGGTCATGCACTCTTCCCGCGCCGTCGCTGCCTGCTCAGCTACGTGGCGCATCGGCCGCCGAAGCGCGTCATGCTCGAGTTGGCCAGGCAGCCCGGTGCCATCCACGAGGAGCGGCTCACGGTGGAAGGCGCTGGTCCGAAGTCGTTCACGCCGGAGGCGAGCGCCTTGGTGAAGGACCTGGTGGTGCGCTGA
- the rimM gene encoding ribosome maturation factor RimM (Essential for efficient processing of 16S rRNA): MDLESLHRIGRIGKPWGHQGELTVHLEGVDLDDLVHAGSLFVDIEGQKVPFFFSRLHDKGRELLVKFDDFDDPQSASILVGRDLYAPPGLLADGSDESWDPEEFIGLLVRDEAHGELGEVTAIEGSDRNPVLVILRGEQEVMVPLTAEMIVSVDPEERSMVVRTPPGLIALYREG; the protein is encoded by the coding sequence ATGGACCTCGAAAGCCTGCACCGCATCGGCCGGATCGGGAAGCCCTGGGGGCATCAGGGCGAACTCACCGTGCACCTCGAGGGCGTCGACCTTGATGACCTCGTGCATGCCGGGTCGCTCTTCGTGGACATCGAAGGTCAGAAGGTACCCTTCTTCTTCTCGCGGTTGCACGACAAGGGGCGCGAGCTGCTCGTGAAGTTCGATGACTTCGATGATCCGCAGAGCGCGTCCATCCTGGTGGGCCGCGACCTGTATGCACCGCCGGGGCTGCTCGCCGATGGCAGCGATGAGAGCTGGGATCCCGAGGAGTTCATCGGCCTGTTGGTGCGCGATGAGGCGCATGGCGAGCTCGGCGAGGTGACAGCCATCGAGGGCAGCGACCGCAACCCGGTGCTCGTGATCCTCCGGGGCGAGCAGGAGGTGATGGTGCCACTCACCGCCGAGATGATCGTCAGCGTGGATCCAGAGGAGCGCAGCATGGTTGTCCGCACGCCGCCCGGCCTCATCGCCCTGTACCGCGAGGGATAG
- a CDS encoding 3'-5' exonuclease: MDFLALDFETATPHADSPCELGIAVVRGGVVREVRNWLIKPRQWPYFSPWNVAVHGIRPDDVASAPRWDDIWEEVADLLDGSTVVAHNAAFDMTVLRSTLASHGLPHPAFQYFCSVSMARRVWPGRSSYGLGPMCAFHGIPLRHHRAGNDAEATAELVLRATDNQAGSDISSFLLSTKVKVGAFYPGGHRTPGGKVTAVAQ; the protein is encoded by the coding sequence ATGGACTTCCTCGCCCTCGACTTCGAGACCGCCACACCGCACGCCGACAGCCCCTGCGAGCTGGGCATTGCCGTGGTGCGTGGCGGGGTGGTGCGCGAGGTGCGCAATTGGCTCATCAAGCCGCGGCAATGGCCCTACTTCAGTCCATGGAACGTGGCCGTGCATGGCATCCGGCCCGATGATGTGGCCTCGGCGCCGCGCTGGGACGACATCTGGGAGGAGGTTGCGGACCTGCTGGACGGCAGCACGGTGGTGGCGCACAATGCGGCCTTCGACATGACGGTGCTCCGCAGCACGCTCGCCAGCCACGGTCTGCCGCATCCCGCCTTCCAGTACTTCTGCAGCGTGAGCATGGCGCGCCGGGTGTGGCCCGGTCGCAGCTCCTACGGCCTAGGTCCCATGTGCGCCTTCCACGGCATCCCCCTGCGCCACCACCGCGCAGGCAACGATGCCGAGGCCACAGCCGAACTGGTGCTGCGTGCCACCGACAACCAGGCAGGCAGCGATATCTCCAGCTTCCTGCTGAGCACCAAGGTCAAGGTCGGGGCGTTCTATCCAGGCGGGCATCGCACACCCGGCGGCAAGGTCACGGCTGTGGCGCAATAG
- the dapA gene encoding 4-hydroxy-tetrahydrodipicolinate synthase: MDQRFRGLGVALVTPFRTNGQIDYAGLEKLIDHQIAGGVDYVVSMGTTGESVTLTKAEKKELLAQTIGFVRNRVPVVLGVGGNNTAEVIEALGEFDMDGVDAILSVSPYYNKPTQEGIYQHYKAIAQVALRPIILYNVPGRTGSNMTADTTLRLARDFKNIIAIKEASANLDQMGRILKHKPKGFMLISGDDALTLPIIAMGGMGVISVVGNALPKEFSTLVHAALKGDLDTARREHLRLIEVIDLLFVEGNPGGIKEALKILGICGNPVRLPLVNVGEGTAKKLYQALADAEVVKL; the protein is encoded by the coding sequence ATGGACCAACGATTCCGCGGCCTGGGCGTCGCCCTAGTCACCCCCTTCCGCACCAACGGCCAGATCGACTATGCCGGCCTGGAGAAGCTCATCGACCACCAGATCGCGGGTGGAGTGGACTACGTGGTGAGCATGGGCACCACCGGTGAGAGCGTCACCCTCACCAAGGCCGAGAAGAAGGAACTGCTCGCGCAGACCATCGGCTTCGTGCGCAACCGCGTGCCCGTGGTGCTGGGCGTGGGCGGCAACAACACGGCCGAGGTCATCGAGGCCCTCGGGGAGTTCGACATGGACGGCGTGGACGCCATCCTCAGCGTGAGCCCCTACTACAACAAGCCCACGCAGGAGGGCATCTACCAGCACTACAAGGCCATTGCGCAGGTGGCCCTGCGGCCCATCATCCTCTACAACGTGCCCGGCCGCACCGGCAGCAACATGACCGCCGACACCACGCTGCGGCTAGCCAGGGACTTCAAGAACATCATCGCCATCAAGGAGGCCAGCGCCAACCTCGACCAGATGGGCCGCATCCTCAAGCACAAGCCGAAGGGCTTCATGCTCATCAGCGGCGACGATGCGCTTACCCTGCCCATCATCGCCATGGGCGGCATGGGCGTGATCAGTGTGGTGGGAAACGCGCTGCCCAAGGAGTTCAGCACCTTGGTGCATGCCGCGCTGAAAGGCGATCTCGACACCGCCCGCCGCGAGCACCTGCGCCTGATCGAGGTGATCGACCTGCTCTTCGTGGAGGGCAATCCCGGTGGCATCAAGGAGGCGTTGAAGATCCTCGGGATCTGCGGGAACCCGGTGCGCCTGCCACTGGTGAACGTGGGCGAAGGCACGGCGAAGAAGCTGTACCAGGCGCTGGCGGATGCGGAGGTGGTGAAGCTGTGA
- the ligA gene encoding NAD-dependent DNA ligase LigA: MDRTAAEQRIRDLSRELEYHNHRYYVLAAPVITDREFDGMLRELEDLERAFPDLASPNSPTQRVGGDITKGFPTVRHRYPMLSLGNTYSREEVADFVARVERAIGPTRFSMELKYDGVAISLTYSDGQLVRGVTRGDGEKGEDITANVRTIRSIPLRLQGDGWPAELEARGEVIFTKERFEQLNAQRERDGEELYANPRNTAAGTLKQQDPKEVAKRGLDNFIYNIQSERLPARSHYENLLRAHSWGFKTPNPERRFIERADDVEGIMAFIDHWEKRRHELEMIIDGVVIKVDDLDAQEELGLTAKSPRWAVAYKYAPEQAVTKLLGVTFQVGRTGAVTPVAELDPVQLAGTTVKRASLFNADQLERLGLHEHDMVRVEKAGEIIPQVVGVEVKERAAGSRRVGFPHQCPECGTPLIRLEGEAQHYCPNEHGCPPQITRRIEHFVSRRAMDIDGLGAETIDEFHRAGLIRDVADLYDLNEEGILALGKGWKERSAQRILAGLDASRRVPFERVLFALGIRHVGETVARKIARRVGSMDRLMGMGKEDLTAIEEVGEVIAESITDFLSVEGNRRIIERLRKQGLRMELDEADQVVGNRLKGLSFVVSGVFRNFSRDGIKEAIERNGGKVSGSISGKTSYVLAGADMGPAKRAKAEELKVPVIDEDEFTRMIGG; encoded by the coding sequence ATGGACAGGACGGCGGCTGAACAGCGGATCAGGGACCTGAGCCGCGAGCTCGAGTACCACAATCACCGGTACTACGTGCTCGCCGCACCCGTGATCACCGATCGCGAGTTCGACGGCATGCTGCGCGAACTGGAGGATCTCGAGCGCGCCTTCCCCGACCTCGCTTCGCCGAACAGTCCCACCCAGCGCGTGGGGGGCGACATCACGAAGGGATTCCCCACCGTGCGGCACCGCTATCCCATGCTGTCCCTCGGCAACACCTACAGCCGCGAGGAAGTGGCCGATTTCGTGGCGCGGGTGGAGCGCGCCATCGGCCCCACGCGCTTCAGCATGGAGCTGAAGTACGACGGCGTGGCCATCAGCCTGACATACAGCGACGGCCAGCTCGTGCGCGGCGTCACGCGCGGCGACGGCGAGAAGGGCGAGGACATCACCGCCAACGTGCGCACCATCCGCAGCATCCCGCTGCGCCTGCAGGGCGATGGATGGCCGGCGGAGCTCGAGGCGCGCGGAGAGGTGATCTTCACCAAGGAGCGGTTCGAGCAGCTGAATGCACAGCGCGAGCGGGATGGGGAGGAACTCTACGCGAACCCGCGCAACACGGCGGCCGGCACCCTCAAGCAGCAGGACCCCAAGGAGGTGGCCAAGCGCGGACTGGACAACTTCATCTACAACATCCAGAGCGAGCGGCTGCCAGCGCGGAGCCACTACGAGAACCTGCTGCGCGCGCACAGCTGGGGCTTCAAGACACCCAACCCCGAGCGCCGCTTCATTGAGCGCGCCGATGACGTGGAGGGCATCATGGCCTTCATCGATCACTGGGAGAAGCGGCGCCACGAGCTGGAGATGATCATCGACGGCGTGGTGATCAAGGTGGATGACCTCGACGCGCAGGAGGAGCTGGGCCTCACCGCCAAGAGCCCGCGCTGGGCCGTGGCTTACAAGTACGCCCCGGAGCAGGCCGTCACCAAGCTGCTCGGCGTCACATTCCAGGTGGGCCGCACGGGCGCGGTCACGCCGGTGGCCGAGCTCGATCCCGTGCAGCTCGCGGGCACCACGGTGAAGCGCGCCTCGCTGTTCAATGCCGACCAGCTCGAGCGACTCGGCCTGCACGAGCACGACATGGTGCGCGTGGAGAAGGCCGGTGAGATCATTCCCCAAGTGGTGGGCGTGGAGGTGAAGGAGCGCGCTGCCGGCTCCCGGCGCGTGGGGTTCCCCCACCAATGCCCCGAATGCGGCACGCCGCTTATCCGCCTGGAGGGCGAGGCCCAGCACTATTGCCCCAATGAGCACGGGTGCCCGCCGCAGATCACCCGGCGCATCGAGCATTTCGTCTCGCGCCGCGCCATGGATATCGATGGCCTGGGGGCCGAAACCATCGACGAGTTCCACCGCGCCGGCCTCATCCGTGACGTGGCCGACCTGTACGACCTTAACGAGGAGGGCATCCTCGCCTTGGGCAAGGGCTGGAAGGAGAGGAGCGCGCAGCGCATCCTGGCCGGCCTTGATGCAAGCAGGCGCGTGCCCTTCGAGCGCGTGCTCTTCGCGCTCGGCATCCGCCATGTGGGCGAGACCGTCGCCCGGAAGATCGCGCGCCGGGTGGGAAGCATGGACCGGCTCATGGGCATGGGCAAGGAGGACCTTACGGCGATCGAGGAAGTGGGAGAGGTGATCGCCGAGAGCATCACGGACTTCCTGTCCGTGGAGGGCAACCGGCGCATCATTGAGCGGCTCAGGAAGCAGGGCCTGCGCATGGAGCTTGACGAGGCGGACCAGGTGGTCGGCAATCGCCTCAAGGGCCTGTCATTCGTGGTGTCGGGGGTTTTCCGCAACTTCAGCCGCGACGGCATCAAGGAAGCCATCGAGCGCAACGGCGGCAAGGTGTCCGGTTCCATCAGCGGGAAGACCAGCTACGTGCTGGCCGGTGCGGACATGGGGCCGGCCAAGCGCGCGAAGGCCGAGGAGCTCAAGGTGCCCGTGATCGATGAGGATGAATTCACGCGGATGATCGGAGGATGA
- the prmC gene encoding peptide chain release factor N(5)-glutamine methyltransferase, which produces MGIRATDNRVASVLAEYRSQLAPLYDAGECKAIVRSVFHDRLGWDAAQLDLRASEPLHESDLLKVYLPLKRLRAGEPLQYVLGEVEFHGLRIKVSPDVLIPRPETEELVEHVLRDSADVRGVVDVGTGSGCIALAIAKARPQARVTAIDDSAAALAMAADNARALGIDIALLHADALSEGFGLPAGTDLVVSNPPYIPVEEERTLAPQVRDHEPRRALFAPAGDPLAFYRAIGLKAHGALPPGGRLWLEGHWRTAREAAALLREMGYAEVTLIRDLSGHERFIRAVR; this is translated from the coding sequence ATGGGCATCCGCGCAACGGACAACCGAGTGGCCAGCGTGCTGGCCGAGTACCGCAGCCAGCTCGCACCGCTCTACGACGCGGGTGAGTGCAAGGCCATCGTGCGCAGCGTCTTCCACGACCGGCTCGGCTGGGATGCCGCCCAGCTGGACCTGCGGGCGTCCGAGCCGTTGCATGAGTCCGACCTGCTGAAGGTATATCTGCCCCTCAAGCGGCTGCGCGCGGGAGAGCCCCTGCAGTATGTGCTGGGGGAGGTCGAATTCCACGGCCTGCGGATCAAGGTGAGCCCCGATGTGCTGATACCGCGCCCCGAGACCGAAGAGCTGGTGGAGCATGTGCTGAGGGATTCCGCCGATGTGCGTGGCGTGGTTGATGTCGGCACGGGCAGCGGGTGCATCGCGCTGGCCATCGCGAAGGCGCGGCCCCAGGCGCGCGTCACGGCCATCGACGATTCGGCCGCCGCACTTGCCATGGCCGCCGACAATGCCCGTGCGCTGGGCATCGACATCGCCCTGCTTCATGCCGATGCGCTCAGCGAGGGCTTCGGCCTTCCCGCCGGGACAGACCTTGTGGTGAGCAATCCGCCTTACATCCCCGTGGAGGAGGAGCGGACCCTGGCCCCCCAGGTGCGCGACCATGAGCCTCGCCGGGCGCTGTTCGCTCCTGCTGGCGATCCGCTTGCATTCTACCGCGCGATCGGCCTCAAGGCCCATGGGGCGCTCCCGCCCGGTGGGCGCCTCTGGCTTGAGGGGCATTGGCGCACGGCACGCGAGGCCGCGGCGCTCCTGAGGGAGATGGGCTACGCTGAGGTCACGCTCATCCGCGACCTCAGCGGCCATGAGCGATTCATCCGTGCGGTGCGATGA
- the ribD gene encoding bifunctional diaminohydroxyphosphoribosylaminopyrimidine deaminase/5-amino-6-(5-phosphoribosylamino)uracil reductase RibD — MNEHEQWMARCLSLARLGAASAAPNPLVGAVLVQQGRLRAEGWHREPGMPHAEAECLRAFGGGPVPPDATLYVNLEPCDHQGRTPPCSLLIIARQIRHVVIAHRDPFPAVDGGGIARLRAAGVEVTEGVRAAEAEWMNRRFLTSIRKGRPYIILKWAQSTDGFLDRHPRNGRGVQRISAPATDTLVHRWRSEEQAIMAGSRTVLNDDPRLDVRHAEGRSPLRVIIDRDGLTPASSHVYDGTRPTLLFTLAARPGLAAEQCILDRSDDPLEHVLNEVHRRGIRSILVEGGARLHGAFLTQGLWDEARVVTGGAAFGVGTPAPTLPVAPVRTQQATGDRIDLFVNAAQQPLPDPAWPW, encoded by the coding sequence ATGAATGAGCACGAACAGTGGATGGCCCGTTGCCTGAGCCTGGCGCGGCTGGGTGCCGCCTCAGCGGCCCCCAACCCGCTGGTGGGCGCGGTGCTCGTGCAGCAGGGGCGGTTGCGCGCCGAGGGCTGGCACCGCGAACCGGGCATGCCGCATGCGGAAGCCGAATGCCTGCGGGCCTTCGGTGGCGGACCGGTGCCTCCGGATGCCACGCTCTATGTGAACCTCGAGCCCTGCGACCATCAGGGCCGCACCCCGCCGTGCAGCCTGCTCATCATCGCACGGCAGATTCGGCATGTGGTCATTGCCCATCGCGACCCCTTCCCAGCGGTGGATGGCGGCGGCATCGCGCGCCTGCGCGCCGCCGGAGTGGAGGTGACCGAAGGCGTGCGCGCCGCGGAGGCCGAATGGATGAACCGGCGCTTCCTCACTTCCATCCGGAAGGGCCGGCCCTACATCATCCTTAAATGGGCGCAGAGCACCGACGGCTTCCTCGACCGGCACCCCCGCAACGGACGCGGGGTGCAGCGCATCAGCGCCCCGGCGACCGATACGTTGGTGCATCGCTGGAGGAGCGAGGAGCAGGCGATCATGGCCGGGAGCCGCACGGTGCTGAACGATGACCCGCGGCTGGATGTGCGCCATGCGGAAGGCCGGTCGCCGCTGAGGGTCATCATCGACAGGGACGGGCTCACGCCGGCTTCCTCGCACGTATACGACGGCACACGGCCCACCTTGCTGTTCACCCTGGCCGCGCGACCCGGACTTGCGGCGGAGCAGTGCATCCTTGACCGTTCGGACGACCCACTGGAGCATGTGCTGAATGAAGTCCATCGCCGCGGCATACGATCCATCCTGGTGGAGGGCGGTGCCCGGCTCCATGGGGCCTTCTTGACGCAGGGCCTTTGGGACGAAGCACGGGTGGTCACCGGCGGAGCGGCCTTCGGCGTCGGCACCCCAGCGCCAACCCTGCCCGTTGCCCCCGTGCGCACGCAGCAGGCCACCGGCGACCGCATCGACCTCTTCGTCAACGCGGCGCAGCAACCCCTTCCGGACCCAGCATGGCCTTGGTGA